The Mesorhizobium sp. NBSH29 genome has a segment encoding these proteins:
- a CDS encoding histone deacetylase family protein, translated as MKTIFSPLHNGHSGQLEIIAGEIVPGFEKASRAEIIRARVESEKLGPILPPDEHDLSTAGRIHRSDYLAFLPTVWTQWQAAGRSGSALPFTWPTRGLRGDVPPKAIEALLGYYSFDGGAPFVAGTWDAIKSSHDVALTAAALVLNGEHSAFALCRPPGHHAGAGFMGGYCYINNAAVTAEWFRQNGATRVTILDIDYHHGNGTQEIFYERADVQVINLHGDPMNEYPFFLGHADEKGSGSGTGFNHNLPMPAGTAWEPWSAALDDACKRLAEFAPDIVVVSLGVDTFEKDPISQFKLKSVDYPKIGRKIAELGLPTLFVMEGGYAVEEIGVNAVGVLTGFEGE; from the coding sequence ATGAAAACGATCTTCTCTCCACTCCACAATGGCCATTCCGGCCAGCTCGAAATTATTGCCGGCGAAATCGTGCCCGGGTTCGAAAAAGCTTCGCGCGCCGAGATCATCCGCGCCCGGGTGGAGAGTGAAAAACTAGGACCGATCCTTCCGCCTGACGAGCACGATCTGTCCACCGCAGGCCGCATTCACCGGAGTGACTATCTGGCCTTCCTGCCGACGGTCTGGACGCAATGGCAGGCGGCGGGACGAAGCGGCTCCGCACTGCCTTTCACCTGGCCCACACGCGGCCTGCGCGGCGATGTGCCGCCCAAGGCCATCGAAGCCCTGCTCGGCTATTATTCGTTTGACGGCGGCGCGCCCTTTGTTGCCGGAACGTGGGATGCCATCAAGTCGTCGCACGACGTCGCCCTGACCGCAGCCGCCCTGGTCCTCAATGGCGAACACTCAGCATTCGCGCTCTGCCGCCCGCCCGGCCACCATGCCGGCGCAGGGTTCATGGGCGGTTATTGCTACATCAACAACGCCGCCGTCACCGCCGAATGGTTTCGCCAGAATGGTGCGACGCGTGTCACTATCCTTGATATCGATTACCACCACGGCAACGGCACTCAGGAGATCTTCTACGAGCGCGCTGATGTGCAGGTGATCAACCTGCATGGCGATCCGATGAACGAATATCCCTTCTTCCTCGGCCATGCCGACGAGAAAGGCTCCGGCTCCGGCACCGGCTTCAACCACAATTTACCGATGCCCGCCGGCACCGCATGGGAACCGTGGAGTGCCGCTCTGGACGACGCCTGCAAACGGCTCGCCGAGTTTGCTCCCGACATTGTCGTGGTCTCCCTCGGCGTCGATACATTCGAAAAAGACCCGATCAGCCAGTTCAAGCTGAAGTCTGTCGACTATCCGAAAATAGGACGAAAAATCGCAGAGCTTGGTCTGCCAACGCTGTTCGTCATGGAAGGCGGCTACGCGGTCGAAGAGATCGGCGTCAACGCCGTCGGTGTGCTGACCGGCTTCGAGGGCGAGTGA
- a CDS encoding alpha/beta hydrolase — MSGQSGAMAIRSSFTALLIVATALSLAASNFAAAAEAESVALASVEPLTARKQAKGTKAMAQTPHVKAQLDGFIHEYHPSATKSALTLVLLHGSGGDEAMLLPLAREAAPGAALLAVRGRVVQDGVTRWYRRVTPVRFDQDDIRGEADAFATFMRKASAAYGLAPANTVFVGYSNGANLVAALALLHPALVQRAALLRSMPVLEKPPVAALAAADFLVVAGKDDGLYARYAPTLERLLRKNGARVEAHQIAAGHGLDRMDADLVAGWLATGQAVSMK; from the coding sequence TTGTCCGGCCAGTCTGGTGCCATGGCGATCCGTTCCTCTTTCACCGCGCTTCTCATCGTGGCCACCGCGCTGAGCTTGGCCGCATCTAATTTCGCCGCGGCTGCAGAAGCCGAAAGCGTCGCACTCGCTTCCGTCGAACCCCTCACGGCGCGCAAACAGGCCAAAGGCACGAAGGCGATGGCACAAACCCCGCATGTGAAAGCGCAACTGGATGGATTTATCCATGAGTATCACCCCTCGGCGACCAAATCCGCGCTGACACTGGTGCTGCTGCATGGTTCCGGTGGCGATGAGGCGATGCTGTTGCCGCTGGCGCGAGAGGCGGCACCGGGTGCTGCTTTGCTGGCCGTGCGCGGGCGCGTGGTGCAGGACGGGGTGACGCGCTGGTATCGCCGGGTGACACCGGTGCGTTTTGATCAGGATGATATCCGCGGTGAGGCAGACGCTTTTGCCACGTTCATGCGCAAGGCGTCGGCTGCCTATGGGTTGGCGCCGGCAAACACAGTGTTCGTGGGCTATTCGAACGGGGCGAATTTGGTCGCCGCGCTGGCTCTCCTGCATCCGGCGCTGGTGCAGCGGGCGGCACTGCTGCGTTCCATGCCGGTGCTGGAAAAGCCGCCGGTTGCAGCACTCGCCGCTGCTGACTTTCTGGTCGTTGCGGGCAAGGATGACGGGCTTTACGCGCGCTATGCGCCCACGCTGGAGCGTCTGCTGCGAAAAAACGGTGCGCGCGTCGAGGCCCACCAGATCGCCGCCGGGCACGGGCTTGACCGGATGGACGCAGACCTGGTTGCAGGCTGGCTTGCCACGGGGCAGGCCGTATCGATGAAATAA
- a CDS encoding cytochrome P450 yields MDSKPAPFVPPAPTPRNSPPSTLEMIRIVYRNPLELWGEPSYNEPWISVNGVGGRLIIANDPGLIRHVLVDNAKNYKMATVRQLLLRPILRDGLLTAEGDVWKRSRKAMAPVFTPRHIFGFAQAMLKRTQAFADKYEGVAAPVDLAHDMTLLTYDILAETLFSGEIAGGQDEFANQIEHLFETMGRVDPLDLLRAPAWLPRLTRLRGRKTMAFFRKVVTDTVAMREQRMRSARDVPEDFLTLLLRAEGPDGLTRAEIEDNIITFIGAGHETTARALGWTLYCLAEAPWERAIVEAEIDMVMAREPDPAKWLDAMPLTRAAFEETLRLYPPAPSINREPIETDTYKSLTLPKHAAVLVMPWTVHRHRKLWDQPNAFLPERFHPQNRDKIDRFQYLPFGAGPRVCIGSSFAMQEAVIALAVLLSRFRFDVTAETKPWPVQKLTTQPQGGLPMVVSPR; encoded by the coding sequence ATGGATTCCAAGCCCGCCCCGTTCGTGCCGCCTGCGCCCACACCGCGCAATAGCCCGCCCTCGACGCTGGAGATGATCCGCATCGTCTACCGCAATCCGCTGGAGCTGTGGGGAGAGCCTTCGTACAATGAGCCGTGGATTTCCGTGAACGGGGTTGGCGGGCGGCTGATCATCGCCAACGATCCGGGGCTTATTCGCCATGTGCTGGTGGACAACGCCAAAAACTACAAGATGGCCACGGTGCGCCAGCTGTTGCTGCGGCCGATCCTGCGCGATGGGCTGCTGACCGCCGAGGGCGACGTCTGGAAAAGGTCGCGCAAGGCGATGGCTCCGGTATTCACACCGCGCCACATTTTCGGCTTTGCACAAGCCATGCTCAAGCGAACACAGGCATTTGCCGACAAATATGAAGGCGTTGCCGCCCCTGTCGATCTGGCCCACGACATGACGCTGCTCACCTATGACATTCTTGCCGAGACGCTGTTTTCGGGCGAAATTGCAGGCGGGCAGGACGAGTTTGCCAACCAGATCGAGCATCTGTTCGAGACAATGGGGCGGGTTGATCCGCTCGACCTGTTGCGCGCGCCGGCATGGCTGCCCAGACTGACGCGGCTGCGGGGGCGAAAGACCATGGCGTTCTTCCGCAAGGTCGTGACCGACACGGTTGCCATGCGCGAACAGCGCATGCGCTCGGCGCGGGACGTTCCTGAGGATTTCTTGACGCTTTTGCTGCGTGCCGAAGGACCGGACGGGCTGACACGCGCAGAGATCGAAGACAACATCATCACCTTCATCGGCGCCGGACACGAGACTACGGCGCGGGCGCTGGGCTGGACACTCTATTGCCTGGCCGAGGCACCGTGGGAACGCGCCATCGTCGAGGCCGAGATCGACATGGTGATGGCGCGCGAGCCCGATCCCGCCAAATGGCTGGACGCGATGCCGCTGACACGGGCTGCCTTCGAGGAGACGCTGCGGCTCTACCCGCCGGCGCCATCGATCAACCGCGAGCCTATCGAGACCGACACCTACAAGAGTTTGACGCTGCCAAAACACGCCGCGGTACTGGTGATGCCGTGGACGGTGCACCGCCACCGAAAGCTCTGGGACCAGCCAAATGCTTTTCTGCCGGAACGCTTTCATCCGCAAAACCGGGACAAGATCGACCGCTTCCAGTATCTGCCGTTCGGGGCAGGACCGCGCGTCTGCATTGGCTCAAGCTTTGCGATGCAGGAGGCGGTGATTGCGCTTGCGGTTCTGCTGTCGCGTTTCCGCTTTGACGTCACGGCCGAGACGAAGCCCTGGCCGGTGCAAAAGCTGACCACCCAGCCGCAAGGCGGCCTGCCGATGGTGGTGAGCCCCCGGTAA
- the gyrB gene encoding DNA topoisomerase (ATP-hydrolyzing) subunit B, which translates to MSETPENVPSENQEYGADSIRVLKGLDAVRKRPGMYIGDTDDGSGLHHMVYEVVDNAIDEALAGHADLVTVTLNPDGSCTVIDNGRGIPTDIHTGEGISAAEVIMTQLHAGGKFDQNSYKVSGGLHGVGVSVVNALSVWLRLKIRRNGRIHEMSFTHGNSDAPLAPTGTYVEDKQPGTYEGRSGSEISFMPSTDTFTMVEFDYGTLEHRLRELAFLNSGVRIFLIDKRHADIKTQELFYEGGLEEFVKYLDRAKKPLISEPIAIKAERDGITVEVAMWWNDSYHENVLAFTNNIPQRDGGTHLAGFRGALTRQVTSYAETSGVAKREKVSITGDDSREGLTAVLSVKVPDPKFSSQTKDKLVSSEVRPVVESLVNEALGTWFEEHPAEAKVLIAKVAEAAAAREAARKARELTRRKGVLDITSLPGKLADCQERDPAKSEIFIVEGDSAGGSAKGGRSRQNQAILPLRGKILNVERARFDRMLGSEMIGTLITALGTSIGKDEFNADKLRYHKIIIMTDADVDGAHIRTLLLTFFFRQMPELIERGHLFIAQPPLYKVTKGKSAQYLKDEPAFEEFLIGSGLEDATLTLSSGEVRSGQDLRAAVDDALAVRTLLNGLHTRYSRTVVEQAAIAGALNVELFNDLARANQMAHEIAERLDVIAEDTERGWTGRTSPSNEGMGGYVFERTVRGVKESATLDMGLLGSADARALDRYAARLGDVYSAPPVLRRKEVAETLSGPLALLTTIFATGRKGLTMQRYKGLGEMNAEQLWETTLDPNVRSLLQVKILDATDADMLFARLMGDEVEPRREFIQENALSVANLDV; encoded by the coding sequence ATGAGCGAAACGCCCGAAAACGTGCCGAGCGAAAACCAGGAATATGGCGCCGATTCCATCAGGGTCCTGAAGGGCCTCGATGCCGTGCGCAAACGTCCTGGCATGTATATCGGCGACACCGATGACGGTTCAGGCCTGCACCACATGGTCTATGAGGTGGTCGACAACGCCATCGACGAGGCGCTTGCCGGTCATGCCGATCTCGTCACCGTCACCCTCAATCCGGATGGGTCCTGCACAGTCATCGACAATGGCCGCGGCATTCCGACCGATATCCACACCGGCGAGGGCATTTCAGCCGCCGAAGTCATCATGACCCAGCTTCATGCGGGCGGAAAGTTCGACCAGAATTCCTACAAGGTTTCGGGCGGCCTCCACGGCGTGGGTGTTTCGGTGGTCAACGCGCTCTCAGTCTGGCTGCGGCTCAAAATCCGCCGCAACGGCAGGATCCATGAGATGAGCTTCACACACGGCAATTCCGATGCCCCGCTGGCGCCCACCGGCACCTACGTCGAAGACAAGCAGCCAGGCACCTATGAGGGTCGTTCTGGCTCTGAAATATCCTTTATGCCGTCGACCGATACCTTCACGATGGTGGAGTTCGATTATGGCACGCTGGAACACCGGCTGCGCGAGCTTGCATTCCTGAATTCAGGCGTGCGCATTTTCCTGATCGACAAGCGCCATGCCGATATCAAAACCCAGGAGCTGTTCTATGAGGGTGGGCTCGAGGAATTTGTCAAATATCTCGACCGCGCCAAGAAACCGCTGATTTCCGAGCCCATCGCCATCAAGGCAGAGCGCGACGGCATCACGGTCGAGGTGGCCATGTGGTGGAACGACAGCTACCACGAAAACGTGCTGGCTTTTACCAACAACATCCCGCAGCGCGATGGCGGCACGCATCTGGCTGGATTCCGTGGTGCGCTGACGCGTCAGGTGACGAGCTATGCCGAAACCTCCGGCGTCGCCAAGCGGGAAAAGGTCTCCATCACGGGTGATGACAGCCGCGAAGGCCTGACAGCGGTGCTGTCAGTCAAGGTTCCGGACCCGAAATTCTCCTCCCAGACCAAGGACAAGCTGGTTTCTTCAGAGGTTCGCCCCGTCGTGGAAAGCCTCGTCAATGAAGCGCTTGGAACGTGGTTCGAGGAGCATCCCGCAGAAGCCAAGGTACTGATCGCCAAGGTGGCGGAAGCTGCTGCTGCCCGAGAAGCGGCGCGCAAGGCGCGCGAACTGACCCGCCGCAAGGGTGTGCTCGATATTACCTCGCTGCCGGGCAAGCTGGCAGACTGCCAGGAGCGTGATCCGGCCAAATCCGAAATCTTTATCGTCGAGGGTGATTCCGCTGGCGGTTCCGCCAAGGGTGGCCGCTCGCGCCAGAACCAGGCGATCCTGCCTTTGCGCGGCAAGATCCTCAATGTGGAGCGCGCCCGCTTTGATCGCATGCTCGGCTCCGAAATGATCGGAACGCTGATCACCGCACTTGGCACCTCGATCGGCAAGGACGAATTCAACGCCGACAAGCTGCGCTACCACAAGATCATCATCATGACCGACGCTGACGTCGATGGCGCCCATATTCGCACGCTGCTGCTCACTTTCTTCTTCCGTCAGATGCCGGAATTGATCGAGCGTGGCCACCTCTTCATCGCGCAGCCGCCACTCTACAAGGTCACCAAGGGCAAGAGTGCCCAGTACCTCAAGGATGAGCCGGCGTTTGAAGAATTCCTGATCGGATCGGGCCTGGAAGACGCGACATTGACGCTGTCGTCAGGCGAGGTACGCTCAGGGCAGGATTTGCGCGCAGCCGTCGACGATGCACTGGCCGTGCGCACCCTGCTCAACGGGCTGCATACGCGCTACAGCCGCACCGTGGTGGAGCAGGCAGCAATTGCCGGCGCCCTTAATGTTGAACTGTTCAACGACCTCGCCCGTGCCAACCAGATGGCGCATGAGATCGCCGAGCGCCTCGACGTCATTGCCGAGGATACCGAGCGCGGCTGGACAGGCCGCACCTCACCGTCGAACGAAGGCATGGGCGGCTATGTGTTTGAGCGCACCGTGCGCGGCGTAAAAGAATCTGCGACGCTCGACATGGGCCTTTTGGGTTCTGCCGACGCGCGCGCGCTGGACCGTTATGCGGCACGGCTGGGAGACGTTTATTCAGCGCCTCCTGTGCTGCGTCGCAAGGAAGTGGCGGAGACGCTCTCCGGCCCACTGGCGCTGCTGACCACGATTTTCGCCACCGGCCGCAAGGGCCTCACCATGCAGCGCTACAAAGGCCTTGGCGAAATGAACGCAGAGCAGCTGTGGGAAACCACGCTGGACCCGAATGTCCGCTCGCTGCTCCAGGTCAAGATTCTCGACGCCACCGACGCCGATATGCTGTTTGCGCGGCTGATGGGCGATGAAGTGGAACCGCGCCGCGAGTTTATCCAGGAAAACGCCCTGTCGGTTGCCAATCTGGACGTCTGA
- a CDS encoding DUF305 domain-containing protein — protein sequence MSYARFTIMIATSTLVMFALMYLNTYAIDHIWFSQTRAWMALLMGAVMAIIMLAFMLGMYRNSAANMAIFVTAILVFVGSLWLIRSQETVDDVSYLKAMIPHHSIAIMTSRRAHISDPRVRKMADGIIEAQVREIGEMESLISDLEANPQPADAPDLPPA from the coding sequence ATGTCCTACGCCCGCTTCACTATCATGATCGCGACCTCAACACTGGTGATGTTTGCGCTCATGTATTTGAACACCTACGCGATCGACCACATCTGGTTCAGCCAAACGCGGGCGTGGATGGCACTCCTGATGGGTGCCGTGATGGCAATCATCATGCTGGCCTTTATGCTCGGTATGTATCGGAACAGCGCGGCAAACATGGCCATCTTTGTGACCGCCATCCTTGTCTTCGTGGGCTCGCTCTGGCTGATCCGGAGCCAGGAAACCGTCGATGACGTTTCCTATCTTAAAGCGATGATCCCGCACCACTCGATCGCCATCATGACAAGTCGCCGCGCCCATATCAGCGACCCGCGCGTCCGCAAGATGGCAGACGGCATCATCGAGGCGCAGGTGCGCGAGATCGGCGAGATGGAGAGCTTGATCAGCGACCTTGAGGCCAATCCGCAGCCCGCCGACGCCCCCGATCTGCCGCCCGCCTGA